TGCAATTGCAATTGCATGCAAACCTTCTTTATTAATAGCTGACGAACCAACAACTGCTCTAGACGTAACAATTCAGGCTCAAATTCTAGCATTAATGAACAATTTGCAAAAAGAAAATGGTATGTCAATTATTCTTATTACACATGATTTTGGAGTTGTTGCTGAAACTTGCGATGAAGTTGCAGTTATGTACGCAGGCAAAATTATTGAAAGCGCTACAACACAAGAAATTTTTTCTAATCCAAAACATCCTTATACAATTGGTCTTTTAAATTCAATCCCAAAACTGGGTGACAAAAAACATAGATTAAATACCATCCCAGGCATTGTTCCGCCCTTATCAAAACTACCCAAAGGATGTCGCTTTCAAGATAGATGCTCTTTAGCAAATCAAGAATGCAAAGAACGTGAGCCAGAATTATTAACTATTGAAAATAATAGAAAGGTTGCTTGCTTTAAAGCATGAGGAACATATATGTTTGCAAATTTATCTAATAATACACCTAAAAATAATAATGATAGTAATTTAGAAATAAATTCAGATGAATTCAAAAAAGTAGTAACATCTCGAAGAAGTGTGCGAATGTTTACTTCTACTCCAATACCAGAAAATATAATGAATGAATGTTTAGATCTTGCATTACTTGCTCCTAATTCTTCAAATTTACAACCTTGGGAATTTTATTGGGTACGTACTCCTGAAAAAAAACTTCAAATAGTTGAAGCGTGCTTATCTCAACCGGCAGCAAAAACAGCTGCAGAAATTATTGTTTGTGTGGCACGAACTAATACTTGGAAACAAAATTCCCAAAAAATGCTTGAATATTATGACAAAAATGGTATAAAAATCTCTAGTTCTGCAATTAATTACTACAAAAAAATTGTACCTCTCACTTATACTCAAGGATTTTTAAACATATTTGGTTATATAAAAAAACTATTTTTATTCTTTTATGGTTTA
This region of Spirobacillus cienkowskii genomic DNA includes:
- a CDS encoding nitroreductase family protein: MFANLSNNTPKNNNDSNLEINSDEFKKVVTSRRSVRMFTSTPIPENIMNECLDLALLAPNSSNLQPWEFYWVRTPEKKLQIVEACLSQPAAKTAAEIIVCVARTNTWKQNSQKMLEYYDKNGIKISSSAINYYKKIVPLTYTQGFLNIFGYIKKLFLFFYGLKKPIPRNPVSKSDMILWASKTCALAAENLMLALRAHSFDSCAMEGFDSSRVNRILALPKDAVIVMVIGAGQRAHNGVYGPRIRFERNLFIKEV